One genomic window of Acomys russatus chromosome 29, mAcoRus1.1, whole genome shotgun sequence includes the following:
- the Syf2 gene encoding pre-mRNA-splicing factor SYF2 — MAATTEVVVPVDGAEDKTSAAEELAAQKREQRLRKFRELHLKRNEARKLNHQEVVEEDKRLKLPANWEAKKARLEWELQEEEKKKECAARGEDYEKVKLLEISAEDAERWERRRKKKNPDLGFSDYAAAQLRQYHRLTKQIKPDMESYERQREKHGEDFFPTSNSLLHGTHVPSSEEIDRMVSDLEKQIEKRDKYSRRRPYNDDADIDYINERNAKFNKKAERFYGKYTAEIKQNLERGTAV; from the exons ATGGCGGCTACGACCGAAGTTGTG GTGCCCGTGGACGGCGCGGAAGACAAGACCTCGGCGGCGGAGGAGCTGGCGGCGCAGAAGCGCGAGCAGAGACTGCGCAAGTTCCGTGAGCTGCATCTGAAGCGG AATGAAGCTCGGAAGTTAAACCACCAGGAAGTTGTGGAAGAAGACAAAAGACTTAAGCTGCCTGCTAACTGGGAAGCCAAGAAAGCTCGTTTGGAGTGGGagctgcaggaggaagagaagaaaaag GAGTGCGCAGCGAGAGGGGAGGACTACGAGAAGGTGAAGCTGCTGGAGATCAGTGCGGAGGATGCGGAGCgttgggagaggaggaggaagaagaagaaccctGATTTGGGCTTTTCAG ATTATGCTGCTGCCCAGCTACGGCAGTATCACCGACTGACCAAGCAGATCAAGCCTGACATGGAAAGCTATGAGCGACAGAGAGAAAAGCA TGGAGAAGATTTTTTCCCAACATCCAACAGTCTTCTCCATGGGACGCATGTGCCTTCCTCAGAGGAAATTGACAGAATGGTTTCAGACCTGGAAAAGCA aaTCGAGAAGCGAGACAAATACAGCCGAAGACGGCCTTACAATGATGATGCTGACATCGACTACATCAACGAGAGGAACGCTAAGTTCAACAAGAAAGCTGAGAGGTTCTACGGGAAGTACACGGCTGAGATCAAGCAGAACCTGGAGAGAGGCACAGCTGTGTGA